The genome window TTTCTAGTACTTGTTTACTAGAAGCATCATCAATCGCATTCCAATCTGCTGGCGACAACTTTTCTTTATAAATTTCACCTTGGTAAGATAATTCATACGGACGCATTTTGACGAAGGATAATTTATTGAGGTAACGAACACTAATCAGTTTTGATTTAAATTTATCGAAATTTAGTTGCGCATAAACGCCACTTCCAATATTAACGATTGGACGGGCATTTAAGTCTTCTTCAGAAAGTTCGAATTTATAATAGCTGTCTTTGTAATTAAAGGATATTTCCGATTGTAAGTTGGCATCGGTAAATACTTTCTCAGTGGACATCCCAATTGTATATGGCATGACATTTAAGTCTTGTCCTAGCGCATAAATGGTTTGCACGATATTTTTTGCTACGCCGACTTGCATGTAGCTTGTTCCTGGTTGACTGTAAATGTAATTATCGTAACCGTACGCTGTTTTGTCTACACGCACCGGGTCACCAAACTCTTTCTTTAATTCGCTTACGTTTTTATTAATAAATCTTGCCAAGCTGGAACTATCTTGCACTTGTTTCGGATTTTCATTCGTTGTTTTTTTATTATCAGGAAAATTAGATTTTGTCGCTGTATCTTCGGCTGTATTTTTCTCTACTGATTTACTAAAAAAAAGATCTGTGTTGTATCCAATGAACAGGCAAATGATTAATAGCACAGCTACTCGCATTATAAACTTCACATTTTGCCCTCCTCGGCATTATTTTGTTTTCTTGATGTAACATTCATTTTACCAATACTATTATCATTTGAAAAGCTTTAAAAATCATAAAAAAACAATTATAAGGAAACGCGTATTGCACGCTTCTTCATAATTGTTTTTTCTTTTTATAGGAAAATCGAAATAACTACCATTGCTACGAATAAAATTGTCATGTAGTTTAATGAGTATACGAACATCCATTTAGCCCATTTGATACTATCTTCCATCTTAAAGCCGTAAATACTAAGTGCTAACCACCCGATATTAAGTAATGTTGCTAAAATAACATATACAATACCTAAATCAAACATAAAGAATGGTAGGATAGTTAATAAAATCACCCAGAAAAACATGCTTTTCTTTGTGCGTTCAATGCCTTTTACTACTGGCAACATTGGAATTCCAGCAGCGGCGTATTCCTCTTTCCGTTTAATCGCGATGGCATAAAAATGAGGTGGTTGCCAACAAAACATCACGAGAAACAGCATAATTGGCACAATACTAAATGTTGGTTCGACTGCAAACCAACCAATTAATGGCGGTACAGCACCTGAAAAACTACCAATTACTGTGTTACTAACTAGTTTTCTTTTTGCATAAAGCGAATAAACGACTACATACAAAAAGACCCCAATAACGCCAAGAACTCCTGCTTGCCAAGTTGTCATAAATAACATAATTGTACCGACAACACCTAGCACAAGCGCGACCATTAGCGCTCGCTTACCAGAAATTTTCCCGGTCATTGTTGGTCTGTTTTTTGTTCTTTCCATAATTCCGTCAATATCACGGTCGATGACATTGTTAAAAGCGCCCGAAGCAGCGACAATAAGTGCTGAACCGACGATAGTAAAAAATATCACGTCTACATTTTGAATAAAAGAAATTCCATTTAACTGAAAGGCTAACCACATTCCTGTAAAAGCAGTAATCGTATTGGAATTCACGATACCAATTTTCACAAGCTCGGTAAAATCACGGACAGTAAATCTACTCGCTGATAACTCCCCAGTCTTTTCTATCTGATTCACTTTTTCTCCCCCTAACACTTGCTGATATAAACCAGTGATTGCGAACTGATAGATATCCTATACCCTTATTATGTGAAAAATACGCACCTTTTGTCAATAAATCGGCTTTAGTCTTGTACGCTTTACTTCTTCAAATAAACACGCTACAATTAGTTTGATGTGTACTCATGAACTTATACATATAAACAAATTATAGTAAAAATCTCACACGCATCTAAAGGAGAGATTGGTAGATAATGAAAAAATTCTTGAAAGTTTGGTCTGTACTAACGATTATTTGTATGACGGTCGTTGTGTTTGGCGGAGCGCTCGTAACGAAAACTGGTTCAGCTGATGGTTGTGGTAATAGTTGGCCCCTTTGTAATGGACAGCTAGTTCGTTTAACAGATGTTACTCCGGAAAAATTAATTGAATTCATGCACCGAATGACGACGGGAATCAGTTCGATTTTTGTTATTGTTTTAGCGATTTGTGCTTGGATTTATATGAAAAACCGTCGCGAAACAAAACCCCTTGCAATTATTGCTGTTCTGTTTCTAATTATTCAAGCGTTAATGGGAATGGCGGCTGTTGTTTGGGGACAAAATCCGTACATCATGGCGCTGCACTTTGGGATTTCGATCATTTGTTATGCTTCGATTGTATTGCTTGCCTTGATGATTTTTGAGGTAGACCGAAAATTCGATGCTAGAAACCTCGTGATGGGGACGAAATTACGCGTTAATATTTATGCGCTCACGATTTACACGTACTTAGCTGTTTATACTGGCGCACTTGTACGACATGAAAAAGCAAGTATGGCTGTTCCGGTTTGGCCTTTTGAAAATGGGCACTTTATAATGCCTACTTCTGTACAAGATTATGTGCAGTACTTCCACCGGTTAGCCGCATTTATTTTAATTGTTTGGTTATTATATGTTACTTGGCTTGTGTTCAGAGATTATAGAAGATATCGCGTACTTACTTTTAGCATGGTGTTGTCACTTGTGTTTATTGCTCTTCAAGCCGTTACTGGGGCGCTTTCTGTTTATACAGGAGTGAACTTGTATATCGCGCTTGCCCATAGCTTAATCATTACGATGTTGTTCGCACTACTTTGCTACTTATGCTTACTGGCATCGAGAAGTAAAAGTAATCGACTACGAATTAAATAACGAACACGGCTGGCAACTTTTTGTTGTCAGCTTTTTTATTTGTTTACAGCTTTTGTGCGGTTTTGTGCTAAAATAAGTGAGAGTATAAGTCAAACGAGGTGGATAAATTGGATAAAACAAAGAGAAAAATGATTTATGAGACTTTTATGCTTATTCTCATATTACTTTCCCTTGCCCTATTACCGTACAGAAACAACTTTACATTTATTTTAAATTGGATTATTTGGGTGATTTTTACGCTTGATTATCTGGTTCGACTTTACCGGGCTGATAATAAATGGCATTATGTAAAAACGCATCCGTTTCAACTCATTGCGATTATTCCATTTTATGGTGGATTTAGAGCGGCTCGGATTGTTAGTTTTGTTCATCTTTTAAGTATTACCGCGATGGGAAGACGCTATATTGTACCGATTTATAGCTTTTTCCGTTCTAATGGTTTAAATCGATTTTTAATGATTTTTGTTTTACTTGTGATTATAATTCCTGTTCCGATGGTATTTATCGAACCCGAAATAAACAATTATCCTGATGCGCTTTGGTGGGCGATTGTGACTGCGACAACAGTTGGGTACGGGGATATTGTTCCTGTCACGCCAATTGGACGGATTTTGGCATCGATTATGATGCTGTTCGGGATAGCATTTATCGGGATGATTACTAGTACGATAACAAACTTTTTCCGCGCCAAAAAGCCTACTAATTCTAGTACGCAAAGAGCGAATAAGATTACCCAATTAATTTCAGAAACACCAGACTTAACCAAAGAAGAAATTGCTGTAGTAGAGCAATTTTTGACACTAAGGAAAAAAGAATTAGCTGATGAAAACACAAAAAGTGATAGCGAATGATGCTATCACTTTTTTATTTGTTTTTCGACTTGGTCACGGTAACGTTCGGATAAGGCTTCGACTGCCAAAATCCGCTCCAAGTCTTCTTTTGTTCCTTTTTTATGCAATACTTTTTCATGACAAAAGGCTACTGTTACGCCGTGTGATTCTTGGTGAATTTGTTTGATTTCATCCGTTGCATGTATAATGCCAGGAGTAATCGTTCGGCACAGATATCCAGTAAGTCCGGTTTTGTGGATTGCTTTATAGAGATTGGGGATTCCATTGAACTTTTCAATTGTACTACATGGATTTCGAGCTTCCGTTATTTGGATAACGGTTTCGCCAATCTGAAATTTATCACCAATTTGAACAGAGCTTTCCAACATATTCGTAGTGATGAGATTTTCACCAAAAGCAGTTACTTGTAGCTCTTCGCCAAACATTTCTGTCCATTTCGCGTAATGTTCGTATGGATAAATACAAACCGTACGATCCGGCCCACCGTGATATTTCAAATTATGCGGTGCGTCATTTTCAAAACCGGTAGTGGTTAGATAGGCAGATCGTACAAGCTTTTTTTCGATCCCCGTCATCATCAGTTTGTTATTTGAAAGGTTAAGTTCTTTCGGCTTGCCAACTGCTAAATGCATGATTTTCCGTTCCATCTGCTTACTCCTTTGAAGTTATTTTTTTCGGCTTAAAATAGCAAGAATGCCCGTGATAAGTGCAATAACGCTGATAGCTACTGCGGTCCATAATAAAATCGTATTATCACCACTGCTGCTTGTATCCCCTGCTGTGTTCTCTGCTCCTGCCACTACCTCTCCGTGCGAGCCAGTTGCTGATTTAGAAGACTCTTTGACGATTTTTGTTGTAGCATGTGGTGTTTCAGAATCTTCTGCCCCAACCCATTCGACGATGGAACCATCTTCATAATATTGATAGGCATTCCAAGGGACTTCTCCTTCTTCACTTGGATTTTTAGCGATAAAACTAAATCGCTGAAATTGACCTTTTTCAATTCCGCTGCCTTCTGTTTGCCATGTTACTGTTCCGTTCTTCTTATCTATCGTCGTTGTCCAGCCTGGAACTGGTTCATACGATTCGAACGATACACCCTTTGTCACTTTTAAAACGATTTTTTTAGATGCTGCATCTTTTTCTGATGGAACTTTCATCGTGTAGGTTTCCCAGGAGTCTACGGTCGATTCGCTTGGTAATACTGAGACATGCGCGCTCGCTTGAAATGGAATGATAAAGACAGCTAATAATACGACGATGGAGCTCATAATTTTTTTCATTGTTTTCTCCTTTACTGTGTAATATTGGTCGTAAATGTTTGATTTATATCGGTAAAATCTTTTGTTAAACCATGGACCGTGATTTCCCACTTGCCGGTTTGATTAAAATATAGCCCCTCTGCAAAATATTGCGTATCATTTGCAAGTTTGGCTTGGAAAGTTGATTTTTCATCTGTTTTAGTAGATTTTGTTGTAATCGTCACTTGTTCAAAATCTGTTTTAGCAGAACCATCTGCTGAAGTAAAAGTGATGATAAACTGGTTTTGTCCAACGGTTGCTGGTTCCACTCGCAAATTAATTTTTGCTTTTTCGCCTTCCGCTGCAATTGTTTCGTCAAATGCTTTCGGAGCAGGCGGTGGCGGTGTTTGTACATTGGTTAAAACACTTGCAACGACAAGGATAATGGTTCCAATGATAAGCTCAATTAAAATGGTTTTGAATGGCAATTGTTGATTTTTAAGTTTGATATAAATGTAATGTCCTAGCCCTAATAGTGCCATTAGTATAAATAAGCCGATTTTGAAAAGAAGAATTTTGCCGTAGTTGGTTGTAAATAAATTGGCCATTTGCCCGATGTTCATGACTGCCATTAATAAGCCGCTGACTAATATCGAAGCGACCGCAATGATTGCTACGATGGCAAAGCGAATCCATACTTTGCGCGCTTTTCCGGTTCGCGGTAATACGAATAAGAGTACTAAAATTCCGCCAACCCAAACGCTTGCCGCAATCATATGGAGCATATCAGCGGTGATACTTACTATTTTATCGGCACTTGCTGCGGCGTGTCCATTCTGAGCCTTTGCAAAAATCAAATATCCGATTAATGCACTCTCGGTCAGAAGCGCGAACCAGCTCCATTGTTTCTTTTTAAAGAACATCATGACGGTAAAAATGGCAAGTAGAAGCCATACGACAAATTCACTGATCCAAATATAACCTGTTTTCGTAGTCAAGAAAGCAGCTAACTTATTAGGTCCAAAACTTTCACTGATGGAGACGCCTGTTGTGATACTTGTTTGTACGAAAAGTTGTATTAAGAGAGCCACACCTAAAAGGGCGAGCGCTATCCAAGTTACTTTTTTCAAACGTCCAGAAATTTTTTCTGATATCTGTTCTTTTCGTGGATAAAGTCCTAACCCAAAAACAAGCACACCGATAAACAACGAAAAACCTATGTATAAAATGGCTTTTTGAATCGAACTAATTTGCAAGTCCGCTCCACTTGAGGGAACTTCCGATGCTTGGAACGTCGCTTTCGTATCGCCTAACTTAAAAGAAATGATCCCCGTAACCGCATGTCCATCCGCTGACACAACACGCCATGAAACAGAATAGACATCTGCTTTCAAATCAGCTGGTAAAGACGCTTCAACCATATGATTATTCTTTTTAGAAACAGAGGTTTTGCCGGTTTCCACTTGCTTCCCACTTGAATCTTTGACTTCTATTAAAGGGAAATCCGCTTCAATTTCTTCATTAAAAACAAGCGTTACTTTTTCGGGCGCGGTTTGAATATGTGATTGATCGGCCGGATTCGAATTTTCCAAATAAGCATGCGCTGAAACATGCTGAACTGGCACGATTAGTAGATATAGTATAATGAGAAAAAAACTGACCCTTTTCAATAATTTCATTTGCTACTCCTTTTTCGAACGAACGGTTTTACTCTTTTTAACTTATCATGTGCAACAATTGAATGGAAATAATCGGCTCATTTCCTATTGCAAATGATGCTAAGATTATGGCATAGTGATAGAAAAGGAGGTTTTACCTATGCTTCGTTATATCGAATTGTTTTTCATGTTTGCCTTTGTTACGCTCATCACGATGTGGATTCAAGCACTCTTGGCAAAATGGCAACCTACTATTCTTCGTTCTTTCTGGCTTCGAACACTCACATTTATTATTATTGGCTACGCATTAATGGCGCCAACGCTATACATAGGCAGTTTATTGCTAAAATAAGTTCAGTTGCTTTCACATCGCAGTTAGATGTTTTATACTGGATAGTGGGAGGTGAATTTTCATGAAAAAAATGTTAGTAGAATTTAGAGATTTCGCATTAAAAGGGAATGTCCTAGACCTTGCTGTAGCGGTAGTTATCGGGGCTGCTTTCGGTAAAATTGTTTCATCTTTAGTAGATAACATCATTATGCCACTTGTCGGTGTACTTCTTGGTGGTCTTGATTTTACAGATTTAAGTTTCAAAGTTGGTAAATCCGTTATTCAATACGGTGCTTTCATCCAGTCCATCGTTGACTTTGTCATCATCGCTTTTGCCATTTTTATTTTCGTCAAAGTACTTACTAGTTTTATTAAGAAAAAAGAGCAAACGGTGGAAGAAACGCCAGTACCACCAACTGAAGAATACTTAAAAGAAATTCGTGATTTATTAAAAGAACAACAGAAATAACCGAAAAAAATCCTTCTTTTTATAGAAGGATTTTTTATTTACATTCGTGCTTATAAATTATGTTTTCTAAAGCTAAAAAGTTAGGCTATCTATCTCCCTTAATTTCAGGGGGGGAAAATAACCTAACTAAATTCTATTTCACCGTTGCTGTTTTTTTAATTGTATCGCTAAAAACATTTCCACTGCCGCGACAACTAAAAAGATAATTTGTAAAATAAATACGTAGCCGATAATCAGTAATTGTACAATCATCCAAACAGCTAATACGACCGCCGCTGCGAACATAACTTCTTTGGTTCTTGGTAATTTTTTTAGTAAATAAATTAGAGCTGCTAAATGAAATAATCCAACAAATACGAATAAAAATATGCCTGGTACTAAATAATCCACAAACGGTGAACCATCAAGTAATCCGGTTGAAAGTGACAGCAATCCACCACTTGGCATGAAAACCATGGATAAGCCACCATAAATTGCTCCTATTGCTGTAAAACCAACTATTATAATACTACTTATACGTGTCCAGTTCATGGCTTTCTCCTAGTCGTTTTTCTAGTAGTATACCACGAAAACTTTCATTCTGCCGCTTTTCTTCGTTTTATTTTTTTGATTAAATCGATCAGTACGAAAACCGCAATGCCGCATGCGACAACTGTAGTGAGATACCAAGCTGGACCAGATTCTGCGCGAACTCCTAACCAATAAGTCACTGTTTTCGGGTTGAAAAATGCAAAGCAAATTGCACAAAATGCAATAATTCGACCAATAATGGAATTTTCTCTCATAGCAAGTGCATCTCCTTTTCTTTTATTATAACAAGGAATAGGAAATGATAACTTAGCTTTTCGGTCCCAAAATTGTTTTTCATCTAACAAGTTTTGGTTTTTCCTCACAAAAAAAACTATGACAAGGGAATTCCCTGTCACAGCCTCACAGTTATTTGTTAACAATGTTTAGTCGTTGCTCATTGACGAGTGGATAAATAGCTAGTTCTTTGCTCTCTAAATCCTCTTGGTGCATATCCACACCAGTAATTTGACTGTTTCCGTATGTTCTATAATAATAAATTCCTTTATCGATATTGCAACACGAGGAATAAATAGTATGCTCGTATTTTCCCCCACCAACATCACAAAGACCTTTTTGTTGTTCCACCGAGCCTAAAATATGGAAAAATTGGCTAATACTTTCTGATTCAGAATCACCTGAAACAGAATTCAATTTGGTAAAAGTTGCTTTCACAAAACGAGACATAGAAGATAAATCACCAGGTAAGCCAATTCCGCCCATCCCACGACTATAAGCATCCAAATCAATCTCTTTGGAAAAATTATTTTCTGGGGTTTCACTCGAAAGAACGCGATAATTGTTTAAATTAAATAGTTGGTAATCAAATGTTGGATTATTTGTTAACACGCCAACAGGATTATCATAAATGTGAAGTCCATCTTTCACACATTCCACTACAATAGATTCTGTTTGATCAGCCATCAACCAATGTAATGGAGACAGCGGTAAATTTTCACTAAAACTAATATTCACGAGATTGATTCTCTGAAGTAATCTTCTTGCTTCTTTTACAGTAGCGCATTGACCAAGAATCCACGGAATAAATTCAAAGGGGGTCACATTGTCCTTACCTTCTGCAAAATCCTTGTAATCCGCATTTCCTGAGAAATTGAGTCCTGCCATACTAAGGCCTTTTTCATTGGTAGCATCGTAATACAACGGGTAGTTTTCCATCACAGCAGCAATACCAATAAGTGCATAATGCTTCTCTATATCCTCTACCTTGCGAAAATGGAACGGGTAATTTTTCGGCGTAACAACCACAACTTCTTTGTAAGAAAGTTCATAATCGAAATTCCTTCCAAAATAGTGATCCTTCGTTGTATAAGTTATTGACGTACACATTAAAAATCCCTCCTCAAATTTTTCACCTTACATGTATACCAGTACCCTCGGAGTTTGGAGTAAAACATAATTTGTGGTTTTTTTCACAAAAAAATGGGTAGTTTATTACCTCATACAATATGATTTGGCTCCTTTAAAAATTTTTAAATGTACACTCGTCTATTAACCTCTTGAAAAAAATTCTGTTATTAAATCACAATAAAAAAGATCCCTGGAAAAATCCAGAGATCTTTTAAAAATGTCCGCTGATGTTACTCTTACATCATGCCGCCCATGCCACCCATTCCCATATCAGGAACAGCTGCTGGGCCGTTTTCGTCTGGTTTGTCTGCTACGACTGCTTCTGTAGTTAATAGAAGCGCTGCAACAGATGATGCATTTTGTAGAGCGGAACGTGTTACTTTAGTTGGATCCACAATACCTGCATCAATCATGTTTACCCATTCGCCGTTTGCTGCATTGAAACCAACACCAACTGCTTCGTGTTTCAAGCGTTCAACGATAACCGAACCTTCAAGTCCAGCGTTATGTGCGATTTGGCGAACTGGTTCTTCTAGAGAACGAAGCACAATGTTGATACCTGTTTCTACGTCGCCTTCTGCTTCAAGTGCTGCTACTTTATTGTAAATACTTACAAGGGCAGTACCACCACCAGCTACGATACCTTCTTCTACAGCTGCGCGAGTAGAGTTAAGCGCATCTTCAATACGTAATTTACGTTCTTTTAGCTCTGTTTCAGTTGCAGCGCCGACTTTAACAACAGCTACTCCACCTGCAAGTTTTGCTAACCGTTCTTGTAATTTTTCTCTATCAAATTCAGAAGTAGTTTCTTCCATTTGCGCACGGATTTGGTTTACGCGAGCGCTAATTTGTGTGGAATCGCCTGCTCCTTCTACGATTGTTGTATCATCTTTTGTTACGACTACTTTGTTAGCTGTTCCAAGTTGATCAACAGTAGCTGTTTTTAGTTCTAATCCTAGGTCTTCTGTGATGACTTGTCCGCCTGTTAAAATAGCAATATCTTCTAGCATTGCTTTACGACGATCACCGAAACCAGGAGCTTTCACGGCTACTACGTTAAATGTTCCGCGAAGTTTGTTTAGTACAAGAGTTGCTTGAGCTTCCCCTTCAACATCTTCCGCAATGATTAACATTGGACGACCTTGTTGAACGACTTGTTCTAAAACTGGTAAGATTTCTTGAATATTGTTGATTTTTTTATCTGTAATTAAAATATATGGTTTTTCAAGAACTGCTTCCATTTTGTCGGAATCAGTTACCATGTATGGGCTAGTGTAGCCACGGTCAAATTGCATACCTTCTACTACGTCTAATTCTGTTGCAAAACCTTTGGATTCTTCAATAGTGATAACGCCGTCGTTACCAACGCGTTCCATTGCTTCTGCGATTAATTTACCAACTTCTTCATCACCAGAAGAAATAGCAGCAACTTGAGCGATAGACTCTTTGCTTTCAATTGGTTTAGAGATAGCTTTTAATTCTTCGATAGCTGTTGCTACGGCTTTTTCGATACCGCGGCGAACGCCTACTGGGTTTGCTCCAGCTGTTACATTTTTTAAGCCTTCTTGAATCATTGCTTGCGCTAAAACGGTAGCTGTTGTAGTTCCGTCCCCAGCAACATCATTGGTTTTAGAAGCAACTTCAGATACAAGTTTTGCTCCCATATTTTCAAATGGGTCTTCTAATTCAATTTCTTTTGCAATTGTTACCCCATCATTTGTAATTAACGGAGAACCGAATTTCTTCTCTAAAACAACATTACGACCTTTTGGGCCAAGCGTTACTTTTACTGCGTTTGCTAGTTGGTCGACACCACGTAACATGGCACGACGAGCATCTTCACTAAATTTAATATCTTTTGCCATTTTATATTTCCCTCCGATTATTTCTTTTTTTAAAATTATTTAGTAATTGCTAAAATGTCACTTTCACGTAAAATCAGATAGTCAGTTCCTTCATACGTCACTTCTGTTCCAGAGTATTTTGCAAAGATAACTGTGTCACCTTCTGCAACTTCAAGTGGTTCTTTTGTTCCGTTATCTAGCACACGACCTGAACCGACTGCAACAATTTTCCCTGATTGCGGTTTTTCTTTGGCAGAGTCTGGTAATACAATCCCACTCGCTGTTTTTTCCTCTGCTTCAAGTACTTCAATTACAACACGATCTCCTAATGGTTTTAACAATGTAAATGACCTCCTCTGATATAATTACTTTTTTCATTTTAGCACTCGACACATCAGAGTGCTAATACAGTTATTATGATACCAAACTGAATAAAAAATGCAAGCAAAAACGTTTAAAAAAATAGAAGAATTCTTATTTGCGGTAAAGCTTCATAACGAGTACAATAAGAAGAGCTATTTCCGCTTGTTTGAAGCAATTTAGCCAATGTTTGTTTATAGAAAGGATGCGTATTTTTTGGCTAAGCGTTATATTACGATTGTTTTAGTTTATTTGTTATTACTTTTTTCTGCATCTGCTGGGATTCCTATTATTCAACATGTTCTACTTAGTACAACATCCCTTTCAATAGAGGATGCTGCATCTTATGGAATGGTTATTTGGTCGATATTCTCTAATCTTTTATCACTTGCGATTATTATTCCAATGCTTTATAGAAAACCGAAAGAAAATAAAATCGAACTCGGTGAAAAAACGAAACCGCTTCTAAGTATTGTTTGGATTGTCGGAGGCGTCATTGGGTTATATGCGGCACAAATTGTTTGTAGTATTATCATTACGCTGATTTCTGGAGATTTAAGTAACTCTGCAAATACGGAGTTACTAGTTGATTTGACTAAAGCTGCACCTATTTTCTTAATTTTCATTTCCATTTTAGGTCCAATTTTAGAAGAACTTGTATTTC of Listeria monocytogenes contains these proteins:
- a CDS encoding CAP domain-containing protein, coding for MKFIMRVAVLLIICLFIGYNTDLFFSKSVEKNTAEDTATKSNFPDNKKTTNENPKQVQDSSSLARFINKNVSELKKEFGDPVRVDKTAYGYDNYIYSQPGTSYMQVGVAKNIVQTIYALGQDLNVMPYTIGMSTEKVFTDANLQSEISFNYKDSYYKFELSEEDLNARPIVNIGSGVYAQLNFDKFKSKLISVRYLNKLSFVKMRPYELSYQGEIYKEKLSPADWNAIDDASSKQVLEITNVIRDRYGIEEVAWDESVARVAYGHSVDMKKNDYFDHTSPTQGDLSKRLSKGDVKYTKAGENIAYNYVDSAAAVEGWLNSKGHRENLLDGSYTYMGAGTYRKYYTQNFIIK
- the cyoE gene encoding heme o synthase, giving the protein MNQIEKTGELSASRFTVRDFTELVKIGIVNSNTITAFTGMWLAFQLNGISFIQNVDVIFFTIVGSALIVAASGAFNNVIDRDIDGIMERTKNRPTMTGKISGKRALMVALVLGVVGTIMLFMTTWQAGVLGVIGVFLYVVVYSLYAKRKLVSNTVIGSFSGAVPPLIGWFAVEPTFSIVPIMLFLVMFCWQPPHFYAIAIKRKEEYAAAGIPMLPVVKGIERTKKSMFFWVILLTILPFFMFDLGIVYVILATLLNIGWLALSIYGFKMEDSIKWAKWMFVYSLNYMTILFVAMVVISIFL
- a CDS encoding COX15/CtaA family protein, producing the protein MKKFLKVWSVLTIICMTVVVFGGALVTKTGSADGCGNSWPLCNGQLVRLTDVTPEKLIEFMHRMTTGISSIFVIVLAICAWIYMKNRRETKPLAIIAVLFLIIQALMGMAAVVWGQNPYIMALHFGISIICYASIVLLALMIFEVDRKFDARNLVMGTKLRVNIYALTIYTYLAVYTGALVRHEKASMAVPVWPFENGHFIMPTSVQDYVQYFHRLAAFILIVWLLYVTWLVFRDYRRYRVLTFSMVLSLVFIALQAVTGALSVYTGVNLYIALAHSLIITMLFALLCYLCLLASRSKSNRLRIK
- a CDS encoding potassium channel family protein — its product is MDKTKRKMIYETFMLILILLSLALLPYRNNFTFILNWIIWVIFTLDYLVRLYRADNKWHYVKTHPFQLIAIIPFYGGFRAARIVSFVHLLSITAMGRRYIVPIYSFFRSNGLNRFLMIFVLLVIIIPVPMVFIEPEINNYPDALWWAIVTATTVGYGDIVPVTPIGRILASIMMLFGIAFIGMITSTITNFFRAKKPTNSSTQRANKITQLISETPDLTKEEIAVVEQFLTLRKKELADENTKSDSE
- a CDS encoding MOSC domain-containing protein, with product MERKIMHLAVGKPKELNLSNNKLMMTGIEKKLVRSAYLTTTGFENDAPHNLKYHGGPDRTVCIYPYEHYAKWTEMFGEELQVTAFGENLITTNMLESSVQIGDKFQIGETVIQITEARNPCSTIEKFNGIPNLYKAIHKTGLTGYLCRTITPGIIHATDEIKQIHQESHGVTVAFCHEKVLHKKGTKEDLERILAVEALSERYRDQVEKQIKK
- a CDS encoding YcnI family protein, with the protein product MKKIMSSIVVLLAVFIIPFQASAHVSVLPSESTVDSWETYTMKVPSEKDAASKKIVLKVTKGVSFESYEPVPGWTTTIDKKNGTVTWQTEGSGIEKGQFQRFSFIAKNPSEEGEVPWNAYQYYEDGSIVEWVGAEDSETPHATTKIVKESSKSATGSHGEVVAGAENTAGDTSSSGDNTILLWTAVAISVIALITGILAILSRKK
- a CDS encoding copper resistance CopC/CopD family protein, with product MKLLKRVSFFLIILYLLIVPVQHVSAHAYLENSNPADQSHIQTAPEKVTLVFNEEIEADFPLIEVKDSSGKQVETGKTSVSKKNNHMVEASLPADLKADVYSVSWRVVSADGHAVTGIISFKLGDTKATFQASEVPSSGADLQISSIQKAILYIGFSLFIGVLVFGLGLYPRKEQISEKISGRLKKVTWIALALLGVALLIQLFVQTSITTGVSISESFGPNKLAAFLTTKTGYIWISEFVVWLLLAIFTVMMFFKKKQWSWFALLTESALIGYLIFAKAQNGHAAASADKIVSITADMLHMIAASVWVGGILVLLFVLPRTGKARKVWIRFAIVAIIAVASILVSGLLMAVMNIGQMANLFTTNYGKILLFKIGLFILMALLGLGHYIYIKLKNQQLPFKTILIELIIGTIILVVASVLTNVQTPPPPAPKAFDETIAAEGEKAKINLRVEPATVGQNQFIITFTSADGSAKTDFEQVTITTKSTKTDEKSTFQAKLANDTQYFAEGLYFNQTGKWEITVHGLTKDFTDINQTFTTNITQ
- the mscL gene encoding large conductance mechanosensitive channel protein MscL; its protein translation is MKKMLVEFRDFALKGNVLDLAVAVVIGAAFGKIVSSLVDNIIMPLVGVLLGGLDFTDLSFKVGKSVIQYGAFIQSIVDFVIIAFAIFIFVKVLTSFIKKKEQTVEETPVPPTEEYLKEIRDLLKEQQK
- the bsh gene encoding choloylglycine hydrolase encodes the protein MCTSITYTTKDHYFGRNFDYELSYKEVVVVTPKNYPFHFRKVEDIEKHYALIGIAAVMENYPLYYDATNEKGLSMAGLNFSGNADYKDFAEGKDNVTPFEFIPWILGQCATVKEARRLLQRINLVNISFSENLPLSPLHWLMADQTESIVVECVKDGLHIYDNPVGVLTNNPTFDYQLFNLNNYRVLSSETPENNFSKEIDLDAYSRGMGGIGLPGDLSSMSRFVKATFTKLNSVSGDSESESISQFFHILGSVEQQKGLCDVGGGKYEHTIYSSCCNIDKGIYYYRTYGNSQITGVDMHQEDLESKELAIYPLVNEQRLNIVNK